The region AATTTTTTAATGGTTAATAATGAAGCACCTGATTTTATTTTCAGGTGTTTTTTTATGTATCATTTTAAACATTAACGAGTAGAAAAATGTAAATTTAACGCATGGAATTTAACGAAGATTTTTGGAATAATAAATACGCAAATAACAAAATAGGTTGGGATTTAGGGGAAGTCTCTCCACCTTTAAAAGCTTATTTTGATCAGTTAGAAAATAAAGATATCCGAATTCTAATTCCAGGTGGAGGGAATTCTTACGAAGCAGAATATCTTTTTAATAAAGGTTTTAAAAATGTGTATGTGGTAGATATTTCTGAAATTGCGCTTCAAAACATTTTAGATCGCGTGCCTAATTTTCCCTCTTCTCAATTAATTCACGCTAATTTTTTCGAATTAGAAGAAACGTTTGATTTGGTGATAGAACAAACTTTTTTCTGTGCCATTCACCCTGAGTTAAGAACTAAATACGGAGTTAAAATGAATGCTATTTTACAACCCCAAGGCAAATTAGTAGGTTTGCTTTTTGATGCCGTTTTAAATGAGGATCATCCACCTTTTGGAGGAAATAAAAACGAGTATTTAGCATACTTTCAATCTTATTTTAAAATAAAAAGGATGGAACCTTGTTATAATTCTTTTCATAATAGAAAAGGTATGGAGTTGTTTGTGAAGTTAGAGCAAAAATAAATAGGCTGTCCAAAAGACTTTTTCTCCTATTTAAAAAGTATACTGAAAAAAAGCGGATAAATTTCTGCCGGGTTCTGTGATTGGTGTTCTTCCAAAATCTACTTGGTTGATAAAACTAAAATTTAAGTGATTGTTATAGGTTTTATCAAAAATATTCATATACGCAAACTCAATATTTGCATTTTTAAAAGGTTTAAAACCAAAACGTATATCTAAAGTTTGATATCTAAGAGCAACCTGCTAATAAATCTGTTCATAAAACTTTTTTGTTAAGATTTAAAATTTTTACTGTTTCTGCCATAAAATGAACATCTGCAAAAACAATAATATCAGCATTAGTTTTTGCAGCTTCTTGAGCAAGTGCTAAACTATCTCCAACAAAATCTGCAATTTGTTAAATATCATCTATTTGATAATAATGAGCTAATGGGATTGCATTTTTTTCTTTCTTTATTCTTTTAATTTCATCAACATAGTTTAATATTTGGTGTTTCTATATTTAAAAACCCTTTTCTTCAAGATTTAATTTTGCCTTTTCCGATGTTTTTATTTCTATCATTTTCAGTCAAATAAACTTTAAGAAAAATAGGCCATTTTAGTACAAATAATTACTAAAAATGGTGATAATATCTGGGTGTAAGTTAGCAAATCAATAGTAATTAAAGGGTCTTGCAAGGATATAGATAATTTAGATACTTATTCTAAAACTTCACCTTTATTGTTTTGCAACTAAAATTACTGGCTTTCATATTTTTAGTTGTGAAATTTACTGCGAATTTAAAAGATTATTGAGAAAAATATTTTCAAGTTTTTCACGAGCACAAAATAAATGTTTTAATGTTTGCTGGATTGACTTAGGTCATTTAATTGTTCATTTTCTGTACTTAAATTAGACCTTGTATTAATAATTAAAAATAAATACCAGATTCATGAAAAAAATAGTTTTACTGATAACTTTTGTTATTCTAGGAATAGCAGTTATGAAAGCACAAGACAAAGACCAAAACAAAGACCAAGTGAGAGATCAAGACCAAGTACGTTTAATGTTAGTTGATGGAGATGTCTTACAGATTAGAGATAGAGACCAAATTAGACTAAAAGATAAATTAACACTGAATGACGGAACAGTAGTAAGCCCAAATGGGAATTACGTAACTCGAGACCAAGTAGGACTTCGTTTAAAAGAAGGTGAATGTTTAGATATGGATGGAGTTAGATATCGTAATGAATATCAATATAGATATAAAGTGCAACAAGAAAATAAAGGACTTAATCAGAATCAAATTCAAGAAAGAAACCAGAATAGAGTTCATTATATGTTAGTTGATGGTGGTGTTGTACAAATTAGAAATCAAGAGCAAAGTAGATTACAACAACCATTAAAATTAGGTGACGGATCTCAATTAGACCCGGATGGAGCACTTTTAACAAGAGAAAGAAAACAGTTGCGTTTAAAGGATGGTGAGTGTTTAAATTTAGATGGTAAAATGTACAAAAATACATATGCACATAGAAAAATGACAATGCAAAAAAACATAAATGCAAAAAAGAATTTATTGAAAAAGAAAGTTCAAAAAAAAGCTAATATTAAAAGTACAACAAGTAAAAAGGGAAAGTCATAAATCAACAAGAAAAAGGGTTTATAATACTATAAACCCTTTTTAAACCTCTTAAAAAGGATGTCATGAAAAATTTAAAGCTAAATACAATTTTTATCATATTAATTGCTTTTTTCAGTGAAGTAGCAATTGGACAAATAATGACAAATAAAGAGGTGTCTTATACTTCTGCGAAGGTAAATTTTATAAATGATGCTGTTTTTATGACAAATAAAGAGGCATCTTATGTTTCTGTGAATGTAAGTTTTATAAATGATGCTGTTTTTATGGGAAGAAAAGATTCTATTGCAACGCCTTATTTGTACCCTTCAATTCTATATCATAATAAGGAAGGTTTTTATGCAAGTGGTTCTGTATCATATTTAACAGCATCTAATAAAGGTAGAATAGATTTGTTTTTAATTACTGCAGGTTATGACTTTAGTATTAAAAAACTCGATGGAGATATTTCATTTACAAAATACTTTTTTAATGATGATAGTAATAATGTTATCTCAGAAGTAGCCTCAGATCTAACAGCAAGTTTAAAATACGATTTTAATGTTATTAATTTAGGAGTAACTGCGAATACATATTTTAATAAAAATGATAGTTCAGATTACTTTTTATCAACAGAAATTAGTCATGATTTTTTTTCAGATAATCAAAAATTTCAGATTTCTCCAACAGCAGGAGTTAATTTTGGGACTCAAAATTTTTATGAAGAATATTATATAAATAATCGTTTTGGAAGTGGACGTTCTGGACAGGGTTCTGGGCAAGGAAGTAGAGTTAGTACTCAAATAATTAGGGAGGTAGGCATGCAAGAAAGCGAAAACTTTAATCTTATGGCAATAGAATTTAGTTTGCCAATGTGGTATGTATATGATTCATTTACATTTTCATTTTTACCTGCTTTAGTAATACCCCAAAATGAGGCAACTTTAGTCGTAGATGAAGTGATTGTAGAAGAGGATTTAGAAAGTACTTTTTATTGGGTATTTAGTATGAGTTATCAATTTTAAACAAAGAAAATGAAAAAGGTTGTTTTAAATTTTTCAATTAATGCAACTATGGCAATCTGCATGTCTTTTATTTTTGGAACAGGTATGCTTATAAAATATGTATTAATTTCTGGGCAAGAACGTTGGATAAAATATGGTAGTAATGTAGAACTATATTTTTTAGGATTGGATAGGCATGAATGGGGTCTAGTCCATTTTATTTTAGGACTTGTTTTAATTGCATTATTATTTGTACATATTTTTTTACATAGGAAAATTATTAAAAGTGTTTATAAAAAACTCATCAAAAAATCTTTAACCAAAAAAATAGTAGCCTTACTTTTTTTATTTTTTTGTTTAGCGCTTATAATAACTTCATTCTTTATTGAACCAAAAGTTGAACTAATTAAAAAAGGGAAAGGAAGGCAAGTACTTGTTTACGATGGTTTTGATCGCTAATATGAGCTAGCTCTAAAGTATTAAAAACAATTTCAACACTTATTTAAGCTAACGTACATTTCTCTTTATAAGTAACAATTGTTGCAGTCTAGCGCTTTTTCGCGCCTTAATTTTGTATCGAATTAATAGCATATAATGATGAAAAATAAATTATTAGTGATACCATTAATATTACTTTCTTTCTTTTTAAAAGCACAAGAAGTAGTATTGGTATCTAAAAGTGACGTTATTTCTAAAGTAAAAGAAAATAACAATACAATTAAAATGTCTCAACAAGATGTTTTGGCTGCCAAAGCAGATTACAATCAAACAAAAGCAGTTTATTTACCTAATATAACGGCTAGTCATACAGGTATTTTAACGACGAATCCTTTGATGGCTTTTGGTTCTAAATTAAATCAAGGAATTTTAACACAGAATGATTTTAATCCTTCATTATTAAACAATCCAACGCAAACACAAAATTTTGCAACGATTATCAAAGTAGAACAGCCTTTAATTAATTTAGATGGTTTTTATCAAAGAAAAGCGGCAAAATCGGGCATGGAAGCCATGGCTTTAAAACAAGAAAGAACTCAAGATTATATAACCTTTGAAGTTGAAAAAGCCTACATGCAATTGCAATTGGCATATAAAGGTGTTGCTGTTTTAGAAAAAGCTTTAGACGCAGCAAATGCGAATAAACAAATGGCAGATAACAGTTTTAAGCAAGGGTTTTTGCAGCGTGCAGATGTTTTAAATGTAGAGGTTCGGGTTACTGAAGTTAAAAATCAGTTACAAACTGCTAAGAGCAATGTACAAAATGCCTCTAATTACCTATCATTTTTAATGGATGATAAAAGCTATGTGGTGTATCAACCAAAAGATAGTTTAGCCTTATCTAATTTTGATGTGGAAGAAAAAAATATTTCAGAAAATAGATCGGATATTAGAGCGATGCAACTTGCTACAAATGCCTATGAGGAAATGAATAAAGCGGATAAAATGGCTTTTTTACCACGTTTAAATGCCTTCGGAAGTTATGAAATGTACGACAACAATGTGTTTCAGGGAAATGCAAACGGTTATGTAGTGGGCGCACAATTAAGTTGGGATATTTTTCAAGGAGCCAAACGATTTGGAAAGGCTGAAAAAAGTAAAGCTGAATTTGAGAAATCTAAACTAGAATACAATCAATATGTATCTAAAAGTAATTTGGAATTGAACAAGGTAAAACGTCAATTGTTAGATGCAAAAAACAGACTAGAGTTAACAGGTTTAGCCGTAAAACAATCTAAGGAGTCTTTAAGAATTAGAAAAAATAGATTTAAAGAAGGTTTAGAAAAAACAGCTGATCTATTAGTAGCAGAAACACAATTTGCTCAAAAACAATTAGAATACTACCAAACCATTTTTGAATATAATTTTACACAAACGTATTTAGAATTTTTAACCAAAGAATAGTACTAGTTGGCAGTATGCAGTCGCAGTATTCAGTCAAAAAAAATAATAAAACAAATAAAATGAAAAAACATACATTTATTATAATCCTAATAACAGCCTCATTATTGCTTTTCAGTTGCGGTAGCGATGATAAAAAAATAGCAACAGATAATACGCCCGCTATAAACGTAAAAGTGAGTACAGTTAAATTAAATAACAACAATCCGTTTTTATCTGTAAGTGGAAAAATACAAGCAGCAAATAGTGCTGAGGTAAGTACAAGAATGATGGGATATGTAACGAAAGTCTATGTAAATGTTGGAGACAAAGTGCAAAAAGGCCAATTGTTAGTTACTATTAATAATACCGATTTACAAGCTAAAAAAGCCCAAGTAGATGCAGGGATCACACAAGCGAAAGCCGCTTTTAAAAATGCTGATAAAAATTACAATCGTTTTAAAAATTTATTTGAAAGCAATAGTATTACTCAAAAAGAAATGGATGATATGACGGCTAACTATCAAATGGCAAAAGCAAGTTTAGAGTCTGCAAATCAAATGAAAAATGAGATTAATGCGCAGTTTGCATATTCAAATATTAAAGCCCCATTTAGCGGTATCGTTACGGCAAAAAATATAGATACAGGTGATATGGCAAATCCAGGAATGCCTTTAATTAGCATAGAAACTCCTGATGATTTTGAAGTAATTGCAATGGTTCCAGAAACAGAAATATCTGAAATTATAAAGGGAACAACAGTCACCGTTTTGGTGAAATCTTTGCAGCAATCGATAACAGGAAAAGTAACAGAGGTAAGTACCTCTGCTAAGAATACAGGAGGGCAATATTTGGTAAAAATTCAGCTAGAAAAAACTGCGGTCAATATTTTATCGGGCATGTTTGCAACGGTACAGTTCCCGGTACAAGAAAAAGCAAATTCCTACTTGATTTTAATTCCGAAAGAAGCTATTGTTACCAAAGGGCAATTATCTGGAATTTACACTGTAAGTCAAAGTAGTACAGCACTCTTACGTTGGTTGCGCTTAGGTAGAACCTACGGAAATCAAGTAGAGGTTTTAGCTGGTTTTTCTGCGAATGAATCGTATATAACTTCAGCAGACGGGAAATTATTTAATGGAGCAAAAGTGTCAATTCAATAACTAAAATGTTGCGTTAAGGATAGAAGTGGAAATCCTTTTTTTGCTGCCATATATGGCGAAAAAAGATTGAAACGGATAGCCTGTTAAAACGCCCAAAAAATATAAAAAATGAAAGAAGGTTTAGCAGGAAAAATTGCAAAAGTCTTTATTGGCTCTAAATTAACAATACTTCTAATGATCGTTTTTATGGTGATTGGAGTATATGCATCGTTCTTAATTCCTAGAGAAGAGGAGCCACAAATAGACGTACCTATTGCCGATATTTTTGTGGGATATCCTGGAGCAAGTCCTACGGAGGTAGAAAATAGAGTGGTAAAACCTTTAGAGAAATTAATTTCTAATATTAAAGGTGTAGAGTATGTATATTCTACTTCTATGAAGGAAAAAGCCATGGTGATTGTGCAGTTTTATGTGGGCGAAGATATTGAGCGCTCTTTCGTAAAACTATACAATGAAATTAACAAACACATGGATGAAATGCCTGCGGGTGTTACGTTTCCGTTGGTTAAAACTCGTGCTATTGATGATGTACCTATTTTAGGTTTAACCTTATGGAGCGAAAATTATGATGATTTTCAGCTTGCACAAATGGCGCAAGAATTAGAAAGTGAAATTAAGAAAGTAAATGATGTTTCTATCACGCATAAAATTGGAGGAAGAAACCGTCAATTAAGAGTGGTCTTGGACAAGGATAAATTAGCCGCAAGTGGCTTGGATTTCTTATCAGTTTCCGAAATGATAAAAGCCAATAATGCGCAATTAAATTCGGGTAGTTTTGATAAAAATGATACTGAATTTTTAGTACATACGGGTAAATTTTTAGCGTCCGTAGAAGATATAGAAAATTTAGTCGTTGGCGTGCAGCAGCAACAGCCTATTTATTTAAAGCAAATAGCGGCAATTGTTGATGGTCCAGAAATTCCACAAAATTATGTGTCTTTAGGGTTTGGTCAGGCAAGTGAAAAATCGAAAACATACAACTCTGAATATCCTGCAGTGACCATTTCTGTTGCGAAAAGAAAAGGGGCAGATGCCATGAAAATATCAGAAGTAATTATTGATAAAGTAAACCATTTACGAACTACTTTAATTCCGGATGATGTGCACGTAGAGGTCACCAGAAATTATGGAGAAACCGCTTCCCATAAAGTATCTGAATTATTATTACACCTTATTGGGTCTATCATCGCGGTAACTTTAGTGGTGATGTTAGCCATGGGATGGCGTGGAGGCTTGGTGGTATTTTTATCCGTACCGATTACGTTTGCATTGACCTTGTTAAGTTATTACATGTTAGATTATACTTTAAATAGAATTACCTTATTTGCCTTGGTTTTTGTAACCGGTATTGTGGTAGATGATTCTATTATTATTGCGGAGAATATGCACAGGCATTTTAAAATGAAACGCTTGCCATTTAAGCAAGCCGCTTTATATGCCATTAACGAAGTTGGGAATCCTACAATTTTAGCAACATTTACAGTTATTGCTTCTGTGTTACCGATGGCTTTTGTATCTGGTTTGATGGGCCCTTATATGGCGCCAATGCCAATTGGAGCATCTATTGCAATGATTTTATCCTTATTTGTTGCGTTAACGATTACACCGTATTTAGGATATATTTTTTTAAGAGAAAAAGGTAAAAAAGGAGCCGAAGAAAAGGTTGAAAAGCCTTTGGAAGAGACTTTTATTTACAGAGTGTACAACAAGTTAGAAAGACCATTATTAGAAAGTGCAAAAAAACGTTGGTTATTTTTAGGAGCCACATTCATTGTATTAATGGGAACTATGGTCTTGTTTTTTACAAATTCTGTTGTAGTAAAGATGTTACCTTTTGATAATAAAAACGAATTTCAGGTAGTAATTGATATGCCAGAAGGAACCACTTTAGAGAGAACAGGCGTGGTTACACAAGAAATTGCGCAGTATCTGTCTACAAGGCCAGAAGTAAAGAATTATCAAAATTACATTGGTACTTCGGCACCGATTACGTTTAATGGTTTGGTACGTCATTATGATTTACGAGGCGGGTCTAATATGGCAGATATTCAAGTGAATTTGGTGGATAAAGGAGAACGAGATATTCAAAGTCATGGAATTGCAAAATTATTGCGTCCAGAAATACAGAAAATTGCAGCAAAATACAATGCCAATGTAAAGTTGGTAGAAGTTCCGCCAGGACCTCCAGTTTTATCAACGATTGTTGCAGAAGTCTATGGACCTGATTACAACGAGCAAATTAAAATTGCGAATAGTGTTCAAAATATCTTAACAAATACCACAGATGTTGTCGATGTAGATTGGATGGTAGAAGCCGATCAAAAAGAATATCAGTTCGAAATTAACAAAGAAAAGGCAATGTTGTATGGAGTTGCACCTCAACAAATTGCATACACTATGAATATGGCGTTGTCAAACAGACCCATTACCAATTTATATGATGAAAATGCTGTAAATCAGGTGGGTTTGTTATTAACTTTAGATGAAAAAGAAAAATCTACTATTTCAGATATTTCACAATTAAAAGTGAAGTCGAAACAAGGAAATTTAATTCCGATTGCAGATTTGGTTGAAATTAAAGAATCTGTAGCTGGTAAAAGTATTTATCATAAAAATCAAAAAAGAGTTGTATACGTTATTGCAGATATGGCAGGAGAATTAGAAAGTCCGGCATACGCAATTTTAGGAATGGAAGAAAAATTAAAAGAAATACAACTTCCTGAAGGTTACCAATTAAATGAAATGTATTTAGGTCAGCCAGATTTTGAAGACGATTATACGGTTAAATGGGATGGTGAATGGCAAATTACTTTAGAGGTTTTTAGAGATTTAGGAATCGCATTTTTAGGAGCGCTTATCTTGATTTACATTTTGATTGTAGGTTGGTTTCAAAACTTTAAAGCACCCATTGTAATGATGGTGGCAGTGCCGTTATCGTTGATAGGAATTATTTTAGGTCACTGGATTATGGGCGCCTTTTTTACAGCAACTTCATTTATTGGAATGATTGCTTTGGCCGGAATTATGGTACGAAACTCTGTTTTACTGATTGATTTTATCAACTTAAGATTGGCTGAAGGAGTTCCGTTAAAACAAGCAGCCATTGAAGCAGGAGCCGTAAGAACAACGCCAATTCTTTTAACAGCCGGAACCGTAGTTATTGGAGCGTTTGTAATCTTATTTGATCCTATTTTTCAAGGATTGGCAATTTCATTAATGGGCGGCACTATTGTTTCTACGGTATTAACTTTACTAGTAGTGCCTTTAGTATACTTTATGATTGAGAAGAAAAATTATAAATAATAGTAAATTGTCTCGCAGATTTCATAGATTTCAGCAGAAAAGAAGTACAAATATCTGTGATGATGAAGGAAATCTAAGGGAAATAAAAAATAAACAACATGAAATTAGTTTTAGTTACAGCAGTAGAAGAGTTTCAAAAGGATGTTTTGAAACTCTTTAAAGAAGCAAAAATTGAAAATTTTAGCAGTTCTGATATCGATGGCTATAAAAATATCCCATCCTTATTGGTAGCTTCCAATTGGTTTTCAGGTATCAAAGGAGGCAATGAATCCATCATGTATTTCTCTTTTACAGAAGATAAAAATATAGATGATTTATTCAATTTAATCGAAGAGTTCAACAAGAATCTAGAAACTAATAATCCGGTAAAAGCGGTAGTGGTTCCTATAGAAAAATGGATATAAACATAAATAATAAGCGTAAATGTTAAACAAGTATTTTAGAGTGATAGTAGGAGTAATGGTTTTGTTAATGGTTACTTTAACCTATTATGTTAGTATAAATTGGTTGTGGTTTGGAGTTTTTATTGGTTTGAATATGATTCAATCTGCTTTTACCAAATGGTGTTTATTAGAGACGATTCTGTTAAAATTGGGAGTAAAAAAATAACAAGTGCTCAATGAAAAAGAGATTCTTTTGAATTAAGAGGAGTTTCTTTTTAGTTTGGTTTTTGAGATAAAAAAGGAGAGAGGAGTAATAATTTCTATCTATAATTTTTATTTATTCTAAATAAGAATTATATTTGTGTTTTATTTCATAGCATATGATTGTTTTTTACACTCTAGAAAAGCCAAAAAGGACATTGTCAAATACACCTATTTGTGATGATGTTTGCACATCAAACTGTATAAAGCCTAAAAGTAAGTGCTGTAACAAGTATAAAAAAAAGGGCATTAATTGTAAAAGATGTCCGCATATTCTGCTTCAGAAGGCGTCTCATACCATTTTAGACATATAATGCCCCAATAAATCGTTTCTTTTTCGCTTCTTTTTTATTAAAAAAAATGACCGTAACGAAGGCTACGCTAATTCTTTTTTAATTTCAATGAATCAAAAAATAATTCAATTTATGTATACGGCATAATAAACCTAAACTGGTATTAATTTTTTATTTTGTCAATGGCAAAAGGTAGCAATCGCTGAACAAATTTGGTATATGCCAAGGTTGATGGATGCAAGTTGTCCGATGCCACAAGAGCAGGATTTACGAAACCTTCACGTGTTATATCAGTAATGTTTACAAAGGTAATTCCGTTTTGATCACAGTAATTTTTTGCAAATTCATTGTAGCTGTCTATTTCCTCAGAAATCGTAGTATTTCCCTGACCAAAAGGGGTGTAGGCATAATCAGGAATTGAAATAACAATTAAATTATTTTTATCATTTTTTGCAGCTTGTATCGCTGTGTTTACCAAGGTTGGAAATTCTGTTTGATATATAGAAAAGGCTTTACGTTGAAATTGATTATTGACTCCTATTAATAAAGTTACCAGATCAAAATCGGTAGCAATATTTTCATCTTTGATGGCATCAATTAGATTCGTGGTCGTCCAACCGGTTCTCGCAATTACTTGCAAATTAATAGAAGTTTCTTCTTCTTCAAAATTTTGAAGTAAACTATCTTTTAATTGTTCTGGAAATCTGCATGTTTCACAAACACTTTGCCCAATGGTATAACTATCACCTAAAGATAAAATCTTAAAATTTTTAGATTCCGAAATCGTATCTTCAGGATTTGTTATTACTGGAACTTCATCTTCCGTTTGTATAATTTCTTCATCGATGTTTTCACAAGAAAAATTCATCAATAAAATAAAAACAGTACAAAGATAAAACCCTTTTTTCATTCCAATTTTATAAAGATAAATGGATAACTTTATTTAAAAGCATTCAATCCAGTGATGTCTAAACCAGTAATTAATAAGTGAATATCATGCGTTCCTTCATAGGTTACCACGCTTTCTAAATTCATCATATGACGCATGATAGAATATTCGCCAGTAATTCCCATTCCGCCTAACATTTGTCTGGCATCTCTAGCTATTTTTAAAGCCATATCCACATTATTTCTTTTTGCCATAGAAATTTGAGCAGAGGTTGCTTTTCCCTCATTCTTTAGAGTTCCTAACCTCCAAGCTAATAATTGTGCTTTGGTAATTTCGGTAATCATTTCTGCTAATTTTTTCTGTTGTAATTGAAACTGTCCTATTGGTTTTCCGAATTGTTCGCGTTCTTTTGCGTATCGCAAAGCAGTGTCATAACAATCCATAGCGGCACCAATTGCACCCCAAGCAATACCATATCTAGCAGAATCTAAACAACCTAAAGGAGCTCCCAATCCCGATTTATTGGGTAATAAATTCTCTTTCGGTACTTTTACATTATCAAAAATAAGTTCTCCAGTAGAAGAAGCTCTCAAAGACCATTTGTTGTGGGTTTCTGGTGTAGAAAAACCTTCCATGCCACGCTCTACAAGTAGTCCGTGAATTCTGCCTTCTTCATTTTTTGCCCAAACTACGGCAACTTGACAAAAAGGAGCATTCGAAATCCACATTTTTGCGCCGTTAAGTAAATAATGATCTCCTTTGTCCTTAAAGTTGGTTTCCATTCCTGAAGGATTTGAACCATGATTAGGTTCTGTTAAACCGAAACTTCCCATCCATTCACCAGAAGCTAATTTTGGTAAATATTTTTTACGTTGTTCCTCATTTCCGTAGGCATAAATAGGATACATCACTAATGAAGACTGCACAGAAGCAGTAGAACGCACACCCGAATCTCCTCGTTCTATTTCTTGCATAATTAATCCGTATGAAATTTGATCTAACCCAGCGCCACCATATTCTTCTGGAATGTAAGGACCAAAAGCCCCAATTTCTGCCAAACCATTAATTATTTGTTTTGGGAATTCTGCTTTTTGGGCATATTCTTCTATAATCGGGGAAACATCTCGTTTTACCCAATCACGAGCAGATGCTCTAATCAGTAGGTGTTCTTCCGTTAATAAATCATCTAAATTATAATAATCAGGTGCTTGAAAAAGATCTGGTTTCATGGATT is a window of Polaribacter litorisediminis DNA encoding:
- a CDS encoding methyltransferase domain-containing protein; translated protein: MEFNEDFWNNKYANNKIGWDLGEVSPPLKAYFDQLENKDIRILIPGGGNSYEAEYLFNKGFKNVYVVDISEIALQNILDRVPNFPSSQLIHANFFELEETFDLVIEQTFFCAIHPELRTKYGVKMNAILQPQGKLVGLLFDAVLNEDHPPFGGNKNEYLAYFQSYFKIKRMEPCYNSFHNRKGMELFVKLEQK
- a CDS encoding DUF6799 domain-containing protein, translated to MKKIVLLITFVILGIAVMKAQDKDQNKDQVRDQDQVRLMLVDGDVLQIRDRDQIRLKDKLTLNDGTVVSPNGNYVTRDQVGLRLKEGECLDMDGVRYRNEYQYRYKVQQENKGLNQNQIQERNQNRVHYMLVDGGVVQIRNQEQSRLQQPLKLGDGSQLDPDGALLTRERKQLRLKDGECLNLDGKMYKNTYAHRKMTMQKNINAKKNLLKKKVQKKANIKSTTSKKGKS
- a CDS encoding DUF4405 domain-containing protein — protein: MKKVVLNFSINATMAICMSFIFGTGMLIKYVLISGQERWIKYGSNVELYFLGLDRHEWGLVHFILGLVLIALLFVHIFLHRKIIKSVYKKLIKKSLTKKIVALLFLFFCLALIITSFFIEPKVELIKKGKGRQVLVYDGFDR
- a CDS encoding TolC family protein, with amino-acid sequence MKNKLLVIPLILLSFFLKAQEVVLVSKSDVISKVKENNNTIKMSQQDVLAAKADYNQTKAVYLPNITASHTGILTTNPLMAFGSKLNQGILTQNDFNPSLLNNPTQTQNFATIIKVEQPLINLDGFYQRKAAKSGMEAMALKQERTQDYITFEVEKAYMQLQLAYKGVAVLEKALDAANANKQMADNSFKQGFLQRADVLNVEVRVTEVKNQLQTAKSNVQNASNYLSFLMDDKSYVVYQPKDSLALSNFDVEEKNISENRSDIRAMQLATNAYEEMNKADKMAFLPRLNAFGSYEMYDNNVFQGNANGYVVGAQLSWDIFQGAKRFGKAEKSKAEFEKSKLEYNQYVSKSNLELNKVKRQLLDAKNRLELTGLAVKQSKESLRIRKNRFKEGLEKTADLLVAETQFAQKQLEYYQTIFEYNFTQTYLEFLTKE
- a CDS encoding efflux RND transporter periplasmic adaptor subunit, which translates into the protein MKKHTFIIILITASLLLFSCGSDDKKIATDNTPAINVKVSTVKLNNNNPFLSVSGKIQAANSAEVSTRMMGYVTKVYVNVGDKVQKGQLLVTINNTDLQAKKAQVDAGITQAKAAFKNADKNYNRFKNLFESNSITQKEMDDMTANYQMAKASLESANQMKNEINAQFAYSNIKAPFSGIVTAKNIDTGDMANPGMPLISIETPDDFEVIAMVPETEISEIIKGTTVTVLVKSLQQSITGKVTEVSTSAKNTGGQYLVKIQLEKTAVNILSGMFATVQFPVQEKANSYLILIPKEAIVTKGQLSGIYTVSQSSTALLRWLRLGRTYGNQVEVLAGFSANESYITSADGKLFNGAKVSIQ
- a CDS encoding efflux RND transporter permease subunit, translating into MKEGLAGKIAKVFIGSKLTILLMIVFMVIGVYASFLIPREEEPQIDVPIADIFVGYPGASPTEVENRVVKPLEKLISNIKGVEYVYSTSMKEKAMVIVQFYVGEDIERSFVKLYNEINKHMDEMPAGVTFPLVKTRAIDDVPILGLTLWSENYDDFQLAQMAQELESEIKKVNDVSITHKIGGRNRQLRVVLDKDKLAASGLDFLSVSEMIKANNAQLNSGSFDKNDTEFLVHTGKFLASVEDIENLVVGVQQQQPIYLKQIAAIVDGPEIPQNYVSLGFGQASEKSKTYNSEYPAVTISVAKRKGADAMKISEVIIDKVNHLRTTLIPDDVHVEVTRNYGETASHKVSELLLHLIGSIIAVTLVVMLAMGWRGGLVVFLSVPITFALTLLSYYMLDYTLNRITLFALVFVTGIVVDDSIIIAENMHRHFKMKRLPFKQAALYAINEVGNPTILATFTVIASVLPMAFVSGLMGPYMAPMPIGASIAMILSLFVALTITPYLGYIFLREKGKKGAEEKVEKPLEETFIYRVYNKLERPLLESAKKRWLFLGATFIVLMGTMVLFFTNSVVVKMLPFDNKNEFQVVIDMPEGTTLERTGVVTQEIAQYLSTRPEVKNYQNYIGTSAPITFNGLVRHYDLRGGSNMADIQVNLVDKGERDIQSHGIAKLLRPEIQKIAAKYNANVKLVEVPPGPPVLSTIVAEVYGPDYNEQIKIANSVQNILTNTTDVVDVDWMVEADQKEYQFEINKEKAMLYGVAPQQIAYTMNMALSNRPITNLYDENAVNQVGLLLTLDEKEKSTISDISQLKVKSKQGNLIPIADLVEIKESVAGKSIYHKNQKRVVYVIADMAGELESPAYAILGMEEKLKEIQLPEGYQLNEMYLGQPDFEDDYTVKWDGEWQITLEVFRDLGIAFLGALILIYILIVGWFQNFKAPIVMMVAVPLSLIGIILGHWIMGAFFTATSFIGMIALAGIMVRNSVLLIDFINLRLAEGVPLKQAAIEAGAVRTTPILLTAGTVVIGAFVILFDPIFQGLAISLMGGTIVSTVLTLLVVPLVYFMIEKKNYK
- a CDS encoding YgaP family membrane protein, producing the protein MLNKYFRVIVGVMVLLMVTLTYYVSINWLWFGVFIGLNMIQSAFTKWCLLETILLKLGVKK
- a CDS encoding SGNH/GDSL hydrolase family protein yields the protein MKKGFYLCTVFILLMNFSCENIDEEIIQTEDEVPVITNPEDTISESKNFKILSLGDSYTIGQSVCETCRFPEQLKDSLLQNFEEEETSINLQVIARTGWTTTNLIDAIKDENIATDFDLVTLLIGVNNQFQRKAFSIYQTEFPTLVNTAIQAAKNDKNNLIVISIPDYAYTPFGQGNTTISEEIDSYNEFAKNYCDQNGITFVNITDITREGFVNPALVASDNLHPSTLAYTKFVQRLLPFAIDKIKN